In Phaseolus vulgaris cultivar G19833 chromosome 7, P. vulgaris v2.0, whole genome shotgun sequence, the genomic stretch CTGCGCACACTAATTTGTTTGTCAATTCAGtagttttaatattaaaatagcaTCTGTTTAATTGATAATCTTGTAGTGTACTCATTTTGGGATTGCCATACATCTCAAAGCTCATAGTTCTAACTAATTGATTTTCATAGCAGTgtaatttgtattttgaaacATCTTATATTTTTACTGAGATTTTATGTATTAACCAGGTCCTATTGGGTTCAATGGGTGCTCTTGGACTCATGTCAATTCTATCTGTTGTTATTGGCCGAATCTTTCAATCGGTGCCTGCTCAGTTTCAGACAAGTAAGTTGTAGCATATGGTATTTCTCGTACTGTTCAGATTTACCATATTTTAGTATGTCTTTATAGTGAAGGAATTTGACTCAACATTTTAGGCAATGCATTCTGTTCTGAAGTACTGTTTTAGTGTAATCTGTTTGATAAACATAGACTAAAGCTTGCTAttgaattaatattttgtatgaAGTGGAGTAAGAAAATTACTATATCTTATATCTTATGCTTTTCTGAAAAATTTCATAACTTTTATAGTTTAATGAGAACTAGTGATTGATTTgtgtcattattttttttttcacagtATGGCTTGCTTTAACCTCTCCAATTATATCCACATATTTGTCTCTTgttttaaatctgttttgatgTACAGCAATCAGTACTACCAACTGTAATTAGCTACCTAAAATTGGGCTTCTCATGGAATGAGCTCCATCTGGTTGTACACACTACACATTGTTTATGGCTTTGGAAGCTCTTTCCAAACTGACATTATGATTCAAGTAGGTAAAGTTCAATTGGTCGAGCAGTGAGTGAGTTGTTGTAAACCCTCTGGTACTCATGTGAAGTACTATGATAAGTAAAAAACTGACATgatgatatattttaaagaaaaaataattgctGCTGATGCAGTACAAAACCATCTTTTTCACTGTTCTtattttcaatcaaaatatGATGTAATTGTCCATTTGCATCTACATGGGCAAATAAAAAACCCTCTTGATTGGCCATTGTTAAATTAGAAGCGTTCCCTTGGCACATAATTTAACCAAGTCCACATGCATGCTAACATCTGTCTCCCACTCTCCCTTCACAATTAAGATTAGATGGATCATGTTGGAAATGAAATGATAACAGTAGAAATTATAGCTTTGGAGAACTGTTGAGATGTCCCACATTTTCCAGTAATATGGCCAAAGTATTCCCTATAAGACTTGGCTAATCCTGTGTTCTTGAACTAGCTTTTGAGATTGAGCTTGGCTCAGTTAATTTCTTTCAGAAACATTAGGATTGTATACAGAATTAGCCATTGGGAACATTACCGGGATagaaaataatcaatttttttgttcTTACAAATATAAGTTGGAAGTTGTTTCAAGTATCTGAGATTAGAATGCAAGTTACAATTACCTTCCTCAACATTGATATAAACAGAGCTGTCATGTTGGTCCTTCTGAAGTTCCACTACAAGAGAGCTTGAATTTTATTGATCTGCAATAAGTAGCTTTCGATTTTTTCAGTGTGTCAATCTTCATTATTCACTGCACTTTTACATCAGATAGAAATATCTGAAGtttgtttttcataattttctttcatCTTTGTCCTACTTTAATTCAATACTTTTAGTTTCAGGTAATCTCTGTTCTGTAGTATTGAATTCTCTTTTCACCCTGGCAGAGTGTTGATCTAGATCATTTGTTATGGTAGTAAGTAACTGATGTTTCTGCTTTATGTGGTCTACCTACAGCCTTGCCAATCGGAGAATATGCAGCAGTGACCCTTCTTTTGTTTTTCGGcttaaaatcaataaaagagGCATGGGATCTTCCATCAGATGTGGTTAAGAAGGGTGATAACAGCAGTCCCGAACTTGATGAACTTGCTGAAGCAGAGGAGCTTGTGAAAGAGAAGGTTAGAAACCCTATGCATGGCCAACAGTCCTGGATATTTGTGCACATGTAAACGTTTTGGTTAAGTTTTTATGATGCACAACTCAGTAATATATCCAAGGCCGGCAGCATATGTGGTTACATTATTCTACCTTCATATTGGCAATTCAACTGTCATGTATACCCTTTAACCATGTCTTTCCGAATTACCTTCAGGTATCAAAACGACTTTCAAATCCTCTAGAGATTGTATGGAAGTCATTCAGCCTCGTATTTTTTGCAGTAAGGCTCCTCTTTTTCATACCGATTTTATCAAGGAACAATTTAGCATAAATTTGTGATTGGAAAATCAccactataataaaaaaaagtgtgttaGTTAATGCATTGTGAAAATCTTACTGAATCTTGCTTTTGCTCAAAATGTTCCCCCTGATCAATATGCTGAGTCTATGTTGTTGGCACTAGGTACTGATTAATCAACACTTAACTTATATCATGAAGCAATTGTGTTATCCTGCatgaattttaatttagttactggAATTATGTAGGAATGGGGAGATCGCTCTATGCTTGCAACTATTGCACTAGGAGCTGCTCAGGTGCACTTTTAAATTCTGTGTTGACCCAACACtttttactttatatatatatatatatatatatatatatatatatgacatgAATAATATGTTATTTGTTTCAGTCTCCTTGGGGTGTGGCAAGTGGAGCCATTGCTGGACACCTACTGGCAACAACTATTGCCATTCTTGGAGGAGCATTCCTTGCTAACTACATTTCTGAAAAACTGGTAAAAGTCATAACTTAATTGAACATTGAATGATTGAATTTGTAATTTAATATCTAATAATGCAATTTACTTTCATCAGGTTGGCTACTTGGGTGGAGGGCTGTTCCTAACTTTTGCTGTGGCCACCTTTTTTGGGGTTTTCTGATTCATTGTTCTCTATCCTCACACCTTTTTTGTATGTAATGTATCATTTATGGACTTAGAAGGAATAAAACATACTCAAAACACAGAAAGATTGGTGAGAGAACAGAGAAAAGCTGATATTTTAACTTTGTTAAATTTCTTTAGCAGACATTAGGGGCAAATTGCTCACATTGTTAGAGAATAAGAAGCATGAAATGTGCCATTAGAGAAACTTGTGCAATTCTTTCTGGAGACTAGCTTTTGTGGGGGTGTGCTGATTTGTTGTATTAATAAAACTATATCACAGATTCAAAGACTATTGAAATTCTTGCTAATGATAAATATCAATGAGAAATGTCATCATGGTTGGATTCTTAATGGGCACCACCTTGGTTGTAAAACACTAAAATTCACAAATTTCACATTCACTTTAATTAGTAATTCCTTCCAATACTATTTAGTTAACCCTGAAATCTTCCAAatttcttcttctgttgattGTCAGATTAATTTAGAGTAATTTATGATATTAAGACTTTATCATAGCAATGTGTAGACTTTGAGAATGAACATAATGTCTCTGTTTGATATGTGAAATTAATATGCAAATTAATGAAAAACCGAGAAAGATCTTAGTCATGAAGttctgaaataaaatttgaaaatcaaaattttattttggaatATCAATTTCATAGTGCAAAAGATacgtttttaaaaaaaagtcgAAAAAATCTCAAAATATATTGTGGAAAAGAGATCTATAATCCATAAACTGTTCTGGAAATTTAAATCTGAAAAGTATTTTTATCCGCAAAGAAATTCCGAAATGTATTTTTATCcgcaaaaaaaacaaaatttaatttgtacATAGAAATATTGTAACGCCAAAAATTGGAAAACAGACTattaattagaaaattattgtaagGAAGATATCTATATGCAGGCTtttacttcctgcaccccctAATTTGGTGAAATGACCAAATTACCCCATCTGCTTCTCCTATTGCAACCCACCACCACTACAAATGTTGCAAGagaagaagataaaaaatatcTCTGGAAAGCTTTTTCCAAAAacatttcatttaatttaaatttaatttaatgtattcCAAAAAACTTGTTTTGGAAAATTCATTCTGGAAAATGTATTCCACGTATTATACATATTCCAGAAATCTTGTTCCATAAATGTATTTCATATGTTAATCTTGTTCTAAAAATCTTATCCTATTCCGGAAAACATGTTCtacaatatattttatgaacTCTAGAAAGTGTTTTGGAAAAGCTTCTAAAATAAGCAATCCAGGAGTCACTTAACGAAATGGTAAAATagtcattttaaaaattgtgcAATGCAGATTCAGAAAcaggggtgcaggaagtaaaAGCTTCAATTCCAATAGGCACCCAATCTGCtattaaaatgacaaaaaatgCCCCTTCTAAATGATGAAAATAACCTTACATAAAAGGAGGGTGTAAATGAAAATTACTTCCAAAACCTTTTATCCAGAAATATCTGAATTTCAATTTCCAGAACACATTTTTGAATTCCAGAAATTCAATGCATTTTTAAGTGTGTTCCAGATTTTTTTGTcctgaatgtatttttttacttttgaattatatttacttTTGGAAATTTGAAGAAAATGATAAGGCACAGGTTAGAATTGATATGGTACAAGAAGAAATTGCCAACTAAAAAATATGTTCTGGACTACACAATCTGAAATATTTCCAATCCAtcaataatttagatttttcaCAGGTGGaggaagaaggtatggaggtgctaAAAGAAATTAGCTCCTAATTAAAGACCGAGATTCAAATATCTTCCTCACAAGCTAATAGTACATTTTAATGGAAGGTGTGGATACTCTGATATGCACGTTCCAAAGCTTTAGAATGATTGATCTAAGATTTAGTTGTAAGTAACTTGGAATCCATGTTGCAAGTATCTGAAGGTGAATGATAAAAAGGGCACTCAGAAAGAACTGCAAAATTTTCAATGATGCTAACATAATACATACCTATCTTGTGTAAAGATCTATACCCTGATTATGCTACAAGAGTTTCAGCAGACAAGGCACACAAACCATTGTTACAGTGTTGTGATGTGATGTGAGGCAAGAGTCAGGTTCATTCATATATGCACTGGTGTGATCGGAATATCCCATTTGCCAGCACTTCAACAATCGCCTTCTCAAGCCGTTGAGAACCTGTTCCAGGTCTCAAGATCTTGGCATCACCCCATGTTAAACAAGTGTTGTTCCCAGCCTCACCTAAGCACCATCCACCGGGAACAACTGATCTAGGAGTTCGACCAAGAAGATTTTGGTCAATGAGATCAAGCACAGGATCGTCTTTCTCGAACTTTTCAGCAAAGATAGCTCCACTCCCAATCATGTCATCCAAATCTGTGGAATTAAGTGATCGAAGATCATTTCTGTGGCTGTCTTGGACACCATATAGTAAGTTTTGATTTATGACTGTTCTGTTAAACTGCCGGGAATTGCAGAGAACTGTGGGGAAATAGTTGGACAAGGATGAAGGTGTGTTTGCAAAATACATCAGTAGAATCCTTGGGAGGTTGTCTTCTCCCAGGATGCAGAACTCCATGAAACTGCGACTTAAGATAGAAAAAGATGAACCTGCACAAAAAAGACCAAGATTTACCCAACCCTTTTCACTGAGAGTTGAGGCAAGTATAATTATAGTGAAAAACAATGTATGCAGAAAGTAACAAGACAACCAATGTCTGTGCATAAGTACAAGATAGAAACTCCTTTAAAGCAATCATAAATGAAATACCAAATCTATAACCTTCAATGTATAATGAGTACTTTGTGTGACCATAAAAAGCTTGTAATATGTTGTAGGGATTAAAATTCTAGGCATTCAATTGCAATGGCAAAGGAAGAGATGAACACATACAAGAGGATGTTGCAATAGATGAGTATGTATGACAGTTTGGATAGAATAGGAATGAGATCTTTCAGAAAGGAGGTTGGAGTGGCTCCTATAGAGTGAAAATCTTAAGATGGTTTGGGCAAATGAAACAATCTATATATACCTGGGTAAGGAGATCCTAGAATACTGACAATGCCCTTACAAAAGATGTTAAGTTGGAGTTATTAATAGCATACCGGAGAATGGAGACTACCAAGAAAGATCTAAGGCACATTGTTATGTTAGTTTTATTCCATTTAGTTGGAtttcaaacagagtaaaggCACATTTAGATTCAGTGTCATTGATAGTAAAGTTTTACACTGACAAGGAACCATATGTGACGCGCATAAGAACCAATAGAAGCTATTTTTGCAAGTGAAGCCCTTTAGTTATTACAATGATTTGctattttcttgttttctgATAGTGCAAAAAATTTGTTGTGCGCCACTGAATCAACAACTGAACATTTATGATAATTTCTGATGCGTATATATGCTTACGTCAACCTCAACTTTGCACTAAAAGATGTTAATCAAAGTTCTGCATATCTATTCTGATTTCTCCTGTCTTCCTCTGCTAAATTTAATTGGATTACCTTTCATTTGATCCATTTTCTAATTAGAGCCTATGCTGGTGTTTTACTCAAATGTCCAACCCACCATAGACAATTTTCTCATCTTCTCCTCAATACATATACAATCCAACTTTGTCCTAAAAAGTAAAAACATTTGATCTTGATGTTATCTTCCTTTTTTCTAAATGAATGCCAATCATTCATCAGTACTTAACCACTACAGCTCTTTTCCACTCTTGCAGTCATTGGCACATTAACTAAATAAAGTGAAAAGCCAAAAATATGCAGAGACTCAGATACATTACACTAAAACACATTAATACCTGTGAACACACGGTAAGCACTAGGAAGTTCTCTCTTCTGAGTAGCATAAAACATTTCAGTCCCTTCAGATAGATACAGTCCAGGATCAACGATAATAGGTTTCAATTTCCTTGCTCTACATCACCAAAACACATGGAAAACAAATATCATTGTTGCAGCCCATATAACATCAACCGCTAATCATAACGGTCCCCTATGCAAAACAAACAATAACAACAAAAGAGTAAATATACAAGAAAACAAACTTACTCTTTCCATCCAATATAACTTGAATGTTTCACAAAGTTCATATCCTTAGGCAGAAACGACAAAATGTGGAGAAGATCTGACATACCACAAAAGATTCATCATCAAAATACCAAATACATGGTTATAGGCAACATATAAGAAAAGCATAACATCATTTTAGCACCTGAAAGGCAAAAATCATCATTTTAATCCCTGAAAAATGAAATTTCCAACCATTATAGTCCTTTATTTCAACATCAATTTGAACACTTAAATTACTAAATTGATTCACATTTTAATCTTTTAGGAGGTTAAAATCATGATTCCATCTTTCAAAGACTACAACAGACAATGAATCTTTCAGTAcctaaaactaaaatattttgagTTTAACTTTTAAGCCCATCATTGCACTGTGAACAAACTTAACATACACAATTTGTGATTGAATTAGATTATTAGTACACTCACTGCTAAGTCCAAAAGCTCCAAAATCTGAAAAACACCATTTTCACACCTCAAGACTAAAAAAGTCAATCCATAATTCCGTATAGCTCTACATTTAAACCCAATTTAGTCCCTAAAAACAACTAAACCAATCTAACTCTATTTTTCCAGTAGAGAAGCTCTCAAAAGCACTTTTACCTCCTAACCAAACATGTCATCAGTCACATTATTCCAAAAGACTAATTTTCTcctctcaaaattaaaaaaaatctatcaaCACAATGCAATCCTTTAATCTCAACATTTCAGTACTCTCTAAAGACAACAAAATCCACACACATTTTCGTCTTTCAAAACGACCACCACCACTTTCAAATCTTTGGAACCAAAATGGCATTTCACTCAAATTCATTCAACACTCATACCATCTTGCGTAACAAGAGGGTAAGCATCGGCGCTGAGGCTAACGAACCAGTCCCAGTGCCGCGAGAGGCGGAGCAAGACGGAGGCGGCGTGGAGGCGCAGCGAGACAGGGGAGGACCCTTTGGGGTAGGAGAAATCGGGCTTCCCCACGACGTGGACGTTCTGCGCGGCCTTGAAGATGGGGTGGGACTGGACGGTGACGGCCACCAGCTCGCGCTCTGCATGAGGGGCGGAGGGGTCAAGGTGGAGGAGGTAGATGTTGAGA encodes the following:
- the LOC137830420 gene encoding protein PAM71-homolog, chloroplastic isoform X1; this encodes MRGLGPHAPLVSRGKPPPSLVVVDALPCSSHFTRTTILYPYIVRRRQKSGLSFARGTVRALASNISGVQPGDDGSHNEKDGHNVFEKNAIEDSSSKVVKPPQIPYPLSIAFVLLGCALVFSLIAFVKGGPSSVLAAISKSGFTAAFTLIFVSEIGDKTFFIAALLAMQFEKGLVLLGSMGALGLMSILSVVIGRIFQSVPAQFQTTLPIGEYAAVTLLLFFGLKSIKEAWDLPSDVVKKGDNSSPELDELAEAEELVKEKVSKRLSNPLEIVWKSFSLVFFAEWGDRSMLATIALGAAQSPWGVASGAIAGHLLATTIAILGGAFLANYISEKLVGYLGGGLFLTFAVATFFGVF
- the LOC137830420 gene encoding protein PAM71-homolog, chloroplastic isoform X2; the encoded protein is MRGLGPHAPLVSRGKPPPSLVVVDALPCSSHFTRTTILYPLRRRQKSGLSFARGTVRALASNISGVQPGDDGSHNEKDGHNVFEKNAIEDSSSKVVKPPQIPYPLSIAFVLLGCALVFSLIAFVKGGPSSVLAAISKSGFTAAFTLIFVSEIGDKTFFIAALLAMQFEKGLVLLGSMGALGLMSILSVVIGRIFQSVPAQFQTTLPIGEYAAVTLLLFFGLKSIKEAWDLPSDVVKKGDNSSPELDELAEAEELVKEKVSKRLSNPLEIVWKSFSLVFFAEWGDRSMLATIALGAAQSPWGVASGAIAGHLLATTIAILGGAFLANYISEKLVGYLGGGLFLTFAVATFFGVF
- the LOC137830421 gene encoding beta-glucuronosyltransferase GlcAT14B, translating into MQNPSSPPPPPPPSSSFSSTFFNLRDPKPKPTLILLCTFLFLSLLSLTLILTLSHSTIPTHSGPDPYLHPTHTHRLVFDPHKPSPPPPPAVAYLISGSRGDAARILRLLHATYHPLNIYLLHLDPSAPHAERELVAVTVQSHPIFKAAQNVHVVGKPDFSYPKGSSPVSLRLHAASVLLRLSRHWDWFVSLSADAYPLVTQDDLLHILSFLPKDMNFVKHSSYIGWKEARKLKPIIVDPGLYLSEGTEMFYATQKRELPSAYRVFTGSSFSILSRSFMEFCILGEDNLPRILLMYFANTPSSLSNYFPTVLCNSRQFNRTVINQNLLYGVQDSHRNDLRSLNSTDLDDMIGSGAIFAEKFEKDDPVLDLIDQNLLGRTPRSVVPGGWCLGEAGNNTCLTWGDAKILRPGTGSQRLEKAIVEVLANGIFRSHQCIYE